Proteins encoded by one window of Salarias fasciatus chromosome 1, fSalaFa1.1, whole genome shotgun sequence:
- the LOC115404073 gene encoding proteasome subunit alpha type-4 — MSRRYDSRTTIFSPEGRLYQVEYAMEAIGHAGTCLGILANDGVLLAAERRNIHKLLDEVFFSEKIYKLNEDMACSVAGITSDANVLTNELRLIAQRYLLQYQEPIPCEQLVTALCDIKQAYTQFGGKRPFGVSLLYMGWDKHYGFQLYQSDPSGNYGGWKATCIGNNSAAAVSMLKQDYKEGEMSLSSALALAVKVLNKTMDVSKLSAEKVEIATLTREDGKTRIKVLKQKEVEELIKRHEAEEAKAEKDKKEKEQKEKDK, encoded by the exons G GCCGCCTCTATCAGGTGGAATACGCCATGGAGGCCATCGGTCACGCTGGAACCTGCCTGGGGATTCTAGCCAACGATGGAGTGCTGTTAGCAGCAGAGAGACGCAACATCCACAAACTGCTGGACGAGGTTTTCTTCTCTGAGAAGATCTACAAACTCAATGA AGACATGGCCTGCAGTGTTGCTGGGATCACATCCGATGCTAACGTACTGACGAATGAGCTGCGGCTAATTGCACAGAG GTATTTATTGCAGTACCAGGAGCCGATCCCCTGCGAGCAGCTGGTCACGGCTCTGTGTGACATCAAGCAGGCCTACACACAGTTTGGAG GGAAGCGGCCGTTCGGTGTGTCTCTGCTCTACATGGGCTGGGACAAACACTACGGCTTCCAGCTGTACCAGAGCGACCCCAGCGGCAACTACGGGGGCTGGAAGGCAACCTGCATCGGGAACAACAGCGCT GCTGCAGTTTCCATGCTGAAGCAGGACTACAAGGAGGGCGAGATGAGTCTGTCCTCCGCTCTGGCTCTGGCCGTCAAAGTCCTCAACAAGACGATGGACGTCAGCAAGCTGTCGGCAGAGAAAG TGGAAATCGCCACCCTGACGCGAGAAGATGGCAAAACCAGAATCAAAGTGCTGAAacagaaggaagtggaggagctCATCAAGCGACACGAGGCCGAAGAGGCCAAGGCCGAGAAGgacaagaaggagaaagagcagaaagagaaagacaaataa